In the Clostridium beijerinckii genome, one interval contains:
- a CDS encoding FtsW/RodA/SpoVE family cell cycle protein yields the protein MFRLLKLDMKLIKEIDKTILISLILLILYGTFNIYLCTKGQFGLSFVKQQLGWFAISLVALYIFVAVDYKIIFNYVPILYWGVVVLLILTMVPGIGIVVNGARGWIRLGVGNLQPSEFAKFVIILMLGKKLDEMDGKINDVKNFLTLAFYCIVPVIFIVIQPDMGMSMVCFFIVLGIFYTMGFDTRIIAGGLACLVLGIVIVWNSGLIETYQKARFTAFLNPSIDDASTYHLNQSLIAIGSGGLLGSSPSLAQDGVTTYAAQNVPEVQTDFIFAAIADQWGFLGAIVLLMLYGFLIYKMISVARTSKDIFGSVICVGIVSYFLFAILQNIGMTIGLLPITGITLPLVSYGGSSLLTTVISIALVINVGMRRKKIHF from the coding sequence TTGTTTAGACTATTAAAATTAGATATGAAATTAATTAAAGAAATTGATAAGACTATATTAATTTCTTTAATTCTTTTAATTTTATACGGAACATTTAATATATATCTATGCACAAAAGGACAATTTGGATTGAGTTTTGTAAAGCAACAGCTGGGTTGGTTTGCAATATCACTTGTAGCGTTATATATTTTTGTGGCAGTAGATTATAAGATAATATTTAACTATGTACCTATATTATATTGGGGAGTTGTAGTTCTTCTTATATTAACCATGGTTCCAGGGATTGGAATAGTAGTTAATGGTGCTAGAGGATGGATCCGTTTAGGAGTAGGTAACCTTCAGCCGTCAGAATTTGCAAAGTTTGTAATTATACTTATGCTGGGTAAGAAGTTAGATGAGATGGACGGAAAAATAAATGATGTTAAGAATTTTTTAACACTAGCATTTTATTGCATAGTACCAGTAATATTTATTGTAATCCAACCTGATATGGGAATGAGTATGGTATGTTTCTTTATAGTTTTAGGAATATTTTATACAATGGGGTTTGATACGAGAATTATTGCTGGAGGATTAGCCTGCTTAGTACTTGGAATAGTGATTGTGTGGAATTCAGGACTCATAGAAACATATCAAAAAGCAAGATTTACAGCATTTTTGAATCCAAGCATCGATGATGCAAGTACGTATCATTTAAATCAGTCGTTGATTGCAATTGGTTCAGGTGGATTACTTGGAAGTAGTCCGTCGCTGGCTCAAGATGGGGTTACAACATATGCTGCACAAAATGTACCAGAAGTTCAGACGGACTTTATTTTTGCTGCAATAGCAGATCAATGGGGCTTTTTAGGTGCAATTGTTTTGTTAATGCTTTACGGATTTCTTATATATAAGATGATTTCAGTAGCACGAACATCTAAAGATATATTTGGCTCAGTTATATGTGTTGGAATAGTGTCATATTTTTTATTTGCTATATTGCAGAATATAGGGATGACAATAGGATTACTACCAATTACAGGAATAACCCTGCCGCTTGTTAGCTATGGAGGAAGTTCATTGCTTACAACAGTAATTTCAATAGCACTAGTAATAAATGTAGGAATGAGAAGAAAAAAGATACACTTTTAG
- a CDS encoding M50 family metallopeptidase — protein MKKWYMVLILELSILMWLGDYEGYIVISFLWVILHEFAHMIVASKFGCKFNNVNISIFGAKVELSDIDELTERKKMILYLAGPFFNIFMAVVMCYLYGYFKYQIIEDSIKVNFFLGAFNLLPAYPLDGSRVCEILLSKKLLYKRSKKITEIFSFIISGTLFLIFIIIMILHKVNISLFLAVILITYATFIEKEKTMYIIMGDMIKKIRKLKKHNYIENKSISVYYKKGLVNVLSLVDKNKFNSFYILNDDMELISIIHEDELIKALKDYGNITLEEYVQLKKKNN, from the coding sequence ATGAAGAAATGGTATATGGTATTGATTTTAGAACTGTCGATATTAATGTGGCTTGGAGATTATGAAGGTTACATTGTTATTAGTTTTCTGTGGGTAATATTGCATGAATTTGCACATATGATAGTTGCAAGTAAATTTGGGTGCAAATTTAATAATGTTAATATTAGCATATTTGGTGCTAAAGTCGAATTAAGTGACATCGATGAGTTAACTGAAAGAAAAAAAATGATTTTATATTTAGCTGGACCATTTTTCAATATTTTTATGGCTGTGGTTATGTGCTATTTATATGGATATTTTAAGTATCAAATTATTGAAGATAGTATAAAAGTTAATTTCTTTTTAGGAGCATTCAATTTATTGCCTGCTTATCCTCTTGATGGTTCAAGGGTATGTGAAATACTATTATCAAAGAAGCTATTATATAAAAGATCAAAGAAAATTACAGAAATCTTTAGCTTTATTATTTCAGGAACATTATTTTTAATATTTATTATAATAATGATATTACATAAAGTTAATATAAGTTTATTTCTTGCAGTCATATTAATCACATATGCAACATTTATAGAAAAAGAAAAAACTATGTATATAATAATGGGAGATATGATCAAGAAAATAAGAAAGTTAAAAAAGCATAACTATATAGAGAATAAATCAATTTCTGTGTATTATAAAAAAGGTTTAGTTAATGTTTTATCTTTAGTTGATAAAAACAAATTTAACAGTTTTTATATTCTTAATGATGACATGGAACTCATTAGTATAATACATGAAGATGAGCTTATAAAAGCATTAAAGGATTATGGAAATATAACACTAGAAGAGTATGTACAATTAAAAAAGAAAAATAATTAA
- a CDS encoding zinc dependent phospholipase C family protein, with product MDTLLHGKIGYFLSKELIERGYSNIIDSNFFIYGNVLPDLKLKYRMTMHSKNEDWEKVIGIIDEIIYGEIKRNKDISIKLGILSHYLCDFFTFPHNKAFEGNIIRHELYEQTQRILWWKKLSEVWNECTEESRIELKSINDIVDYIEDMHSIYIRNLGDKRRDIFFSNILVRVVLSSILKIKQNIDEYKVEESINRCIV from the coding sequence ATGGATACTTTACTTCATGGGAAAATAGGCTATTTTCTTAGCAAGGAATTAATTGAGAGAGGCTACTCAAATATTATTGATAGTAACTTTTTTATTTATGGAAATGTGTTACCTGATTTAAAGCTCAAATATAGAATGACTATGCATAGTAAAAATGAGGATTGGGAGAAGGTTATAGGGATTATTGATGAAATAATTTATGGTGAAATTAAAAGAAATAAGGATATTTCAATTAAGCTAGGAATATTGAGTCATTACCTATGTGATTTTTTTACTTTTCCACATAATAAAGCTTTTGAAGGAAATATTATTAGGCATGAATTATATGAGCAAACTCAAAGAATTTTATGGTGGAAAAAGCTATCTGAAGTGTGGAATGAATGCACAGAGGAATCCAGAATAGAATTAAAGTCTATAAATGATATAGTAGATTATATTGAAGATATGCACAGTATTTATATTAGAAATTTAGGAGATAAAAGGCGAGATATTTTTTTTAGTAATATTTTAGTGAGAGTAGTTTTGTCATCTATATTAAAAATAAAACAAAATATAGATGAATATAAAGTAGAAGAAAGTATTAATAGATGCATAGTATGA
- a CDS encoding S-layer homology domain-containing protein encodes MKKKGIISGILTLCLILSTISIPTFAADEDSKNLEQAIISAKKIITVPDDYTEFTHNSSEREVRGTKVRIWDLNWAEKEDKKGSISASIGEDGFLYQYSNYYGDSKESKDGLANITKDQAQVSAEDFLKNVIPEYIGEIKLVKNDSASFQGDEYNFTYQKFVNEIPVNYIYINVGVNKYSGKVTSFSNDNLEVKGAEYPNLSGIIDSVTAEKAYIDKIGIDLKYYSYYDYEKKKMNIFAGYAPSNISEFIDAKTGQVVSYSSDNKLDDRNKDHSLVNASANNLDKANQELTQEEMDAIRNVANLISKEKAESILRETSDLITADMKVSDASLNKNYLDDEYSWNISFDGVYGRVNAKSGEVISLHSYNYNKLGTSGNTSKADAQNTVENFLKKVAPNKFTQTKFKDINNPILKITDRPIEENTFMFNYVRQVNGIEFSGNYLNVEVDKNTGKIIGYDNNWYDNASFPDISNIISKEAAFNKIKDLAGFSLQYTMLDPNKVGIVYDFINKNDSYIIDPINGIRIDYSGKAYRENKLPEYTDINGHWCEKTVKELLDNGYYIDGEKFNPNMNITQMNFFKYIYSPVKNNYSDDEFYDMLIQNGVIKDEEKAPNSVVSYNDAAKFIIRYLGYEKLAGHSEIFNSPFKDNIEDAYKGYASMCYALNIIKGDTNGNFNGSHNISNAEAAVIVYNLIKNNRK; translated from the coding sequence ATGAAAAAGAAAGGTATTATAAGCGGGATATTAACATTATGTTTAATATTGTCTACTATTTCTATTCCGACATTTGCTGCGGATGAAGATAGCAAAAACTTAGAGCAAGCTATCATATCAGCAAAGAAAATTATAACAGTTCCAGATGATTATACAGAGTTTACACATAATTCAAGCGAACGTGAAGTTAGGGGGACAAAAGTTAGAATTTGGGATTTAAATTGGGCAGAAAAAGAAGATAAGAAAGGATCAATATCTGCATCAATAGGTGAAGATGGATTCTTATATCAATATAGTAATTATTATGGGGATAGCAAGGAGAGCAAAGACGGTTTAGCAAATATTACGAAAGATCAGGCCCAAGTTTCAGCAGAAGATTTTTTGAAAAATGTAATTCCAGAATATATTGGAGAAATAAAGTTAGTAAAAAATGATTCAGCTTCTTTTCAAGGAGATGAGTATAACTTTACTTATCAAAAGTTTGTAAATGAAATTCCGGTTAACTATATTTATATAAATGTTGGTGTAAATAAATACAGTGGGAAAGTGACATCATTTAGCAATGACAATTTAGAAGTAAAGGGAGCTGAATATCCTAATTTAAGTGGGATAATTGATTCTGTTACTGCAGAAAAAGCATATATAGATAAAATAGGTATAGATTTAAAATATTATTCTTATTATGATTATGAGAAGAAGAAAATGAATATATTTGCAGGATATGCTCCAAGTAATATAAGTGAATTTATTGATGCTAAAACTGGACAAGTAGTATCATATTCAAGTGATAATAAATTAGATGATAGAAATAAGGATCATTCATTAGTAAATGCTTCTGCAAATAATTTGGATAAAGCAAATCAAGAGTTGACACAAGAAGAGATGGATGCGATTCGGAATGTTGCAAATCTTATAAGTAAAGAAAAGGCAGAAAGTATACTTAGAGAAACATCTGATTTAATAACGGCTGATATGAAAGTTAGTGATGCATCATTAAATAAAAACTATCTTGATGATGAATATTCATGGAATATTTCTTTTGACGGTGTATATGGAAGAGTGAATGCAAAATCTGGAGAAGTAATATCGTTACATTCTTATAATTATAATAAACTTGGAACAAGTGGTAATACTTCTAAGGCAGATGCGCAAAACACAGTAGAAAACTTTTTGAAAAAAGTAGCACCTAATAAGTTTACACAAACAAAGTTTAAGGATATAAATAATCCAATTTTAAAGATTACTGATAGACCAATAGAAGAAAATACGTTTATGTTTAACTATGTACGTCAAGTGAATGGAATAGAGTTTTCTGGAAATTACTTAAATGTTGAAGTAGATAAGAATACAGGGAAAATCATTGGTTATGATAATAACTGGTATGATAATGCCTCTTTTCCTGACATTAGTAATATTATAAGTAAGGAAGCTGCATTTAATAAAATTAAAGATTTAGCAGGATTCTCATTACAATATACAATGTTAGATCCAAATAAAGTTGGAATAGTGTATGACTTTATAAACAAGAATGATAGCTATATTATTGATCCTATAAATGGTATAAGGATAGATTATAGTGGAAAAGCATATAGAGAAAATAAATTACCAGAATATACAGATATAAATGGGCATTGGTGTGAAAAGACGGTAAAAGAGCTTTTAGATAATGGGTATTATATAGATGGAGAAAAATTTAATCCAAATATGAATATTACTCAAATGAATTTCTTTAAATATATATATTCGCCAGTAAAAAATAACTATAGCGATGATGAATTTTATGATATGTTAATTCAAAATGGAGTAATTAAAGATGAAGAAAAAGCTCCAAATTCAGTAGTATCATATAATGATGCCGCAAAATTTATTATAAGATACCTAGGATATGAGAAATTGGCTGGACATTCTGAAATATTTAATAGTCCTTTTAAAGATAATATAGAAGACGCATATAAAGGATATGCATCAATGTGTTATGCTCTTAATATCATTAAAGGGGATACTAATGGGAACTTTAATGGGTCACACAATATAAGCAATGCAGAAGCAGCTGTAATTGTATATAACCTAATAAAGAATAACAGAAAATAG
- a CDS encoding DUF445 family protein, giving the protein MLTFIFLLAFQGFSGGVAGYITNKYAVDMLFKEYTPLKLGGVIKKKKEKFIEEISELVERDIINADTLRSEMPNININTYIKQMAQTFFEKQLSNSLGNTKIAEIDGFSESILKSEEFIRNNLNILLPELIDGLMRNVDLQDILSEKQISKVINSCYELLICEFENADAVNGFISDLYKENSNITLADIFSKEVQKKLTDNIIECVENIFNNDILSDEKSCKMFLDNMLSNINVDATLVKLQDSIGSRDINHFITETQQEEVISRLFIKITEFINSSEGKDLILKITNEIVSIGKNIDFTIYEILPKEMKKSLTNFIKIAIPKVMPYILEWISSNKSSLDEMIESAIDEAIQDIDESIKKLIISKVRNALMGDVSSKNNIVNKIISYINNNFDDESSDKIVTSIIDYLKDTKVKNIVESLEKYNLATSDDVAEIITKVFAAHGKNTLRILIKSQFSKKVNEIAKLDLLKLFNTKLKPMLYESIFKNKTRLCKNINTLIAQFINSKSDEIFHKKLSELFKDKSVFSLSNKFSIWANNLLRKNKDTYSEKLEEVILSNVKKLKIGDILSNYNVNILEYIVDNSVSIYREAVDKYKNYQIKELVNKGFNKDQLSNILINKGYPALISKLPSLLNGNIKKIAKNSLSKYDEDEICDIVQDFMGSQLKPLSVFGAVLGTVVGIIYQLIFPNSIGLYGFPSNMFNGLLSLGVMAFIGYITNVVALWMIFHPYKENKIISKIPFFKKFALGYIPAHKNEFAIGMAKLIDEELLNKEEINKSFNSHKDNMSSVLTTLVKNNNYQILVDFARSKKNDFVKYIYKIILKYCNSSSGLSEGITNRLKESKFDNFIKESYIQNGIPKIISSISNSKSSLTKFIENKISSNYKIGDVISEDILIEIQSYIQEEGNKLIQDNLSTIEKVDFIDLITKEYKDYYSVAIKQSCKEVIGKDSIEKAKVNIGKYAYEYFSNDFKIYLENMISKYLCNGLDENNDVGSMFDGRVKNVIDNNLHPITSYFSNKLIVYLKNNQNIITENVQETIKSELNFFEKIAYATFGGDDIAYRVVDIILNKKLPLMLREENDKLINTTKAALNESIYPIRLSELNIKGEEFNIRILINNLFEQFDKNVDFEGYIYNASDLILDSLAVAPLSEYLELFGLSNLDSIYKKFFEEVNIIKEDIYRSININKDKLSITIEKFFNENMLKNLFNIEFNSVLLKGIDRYEIENCISNILSIIIESEESKKSISMFMESFYENTLSELKIEQIIDVSTLSNDLDRVIKYIFANAEFNQKIMIAIDAIVQNAINNNFYFISDRSKDYLISKTIETGLNSVGDYIVPILRKINLKNISNKQIELLNPKEIDVMFNSFAGDFFNKLRLYGVFGFVFGINAGLSFILWIIDWRYSKKYNDKNSKALKEM; this is encoded by the coding sequence ATGTTAACATTTATTTTTTTACTAGCATTTCAGGGGTTTTCAGGTGGAGTAGCTGGATATATCACAAATAAATATGCAGTTGATATGCTTTTTAAAGAATATACACCTTTAAAGCTAGGAGGGGTAATTAAAAAGAAGAAGGAGAAATTTATTGAAGAGATTAGCGAATTAGTAGAAAGAGATATAATAAATGCAGATACATTAAGGTCCGAAATGCCTAATATAAATATAAATACATATATTAAACAAATGGCTCAAACTTTTTTTGAGAAACAATTAAGCAATAGTTTAGGAAATACTAAAATAGCTGAAATAGATGGTTTCTCAGAGAGCATACTTAAAAGTGAAGAATTTATAAGAAATAATCTAAATATACTCTTACCAGAATTAATAGATGGTCTTATGCGTAATGTTGATCTACAAGATATATTAAGTGAAAAACAGATATCAAAAGTTATAAATTCATGCTATGAGCTACTGATTTGCGAATTTGAAAATGCCGATGCAGTGAATGGATTTATTTCTGATTTATACAAGGAAAATTCTAATATTACTTTAGCTGATATTTTTTCTAAAGAAGTCCAGAAAAAATTAACTGATAATATTATTGAGTGTGTTGAAAACATATTTAATAACGATATTTTATCAGATGAAAAGTCGTGCAAGATGTTTTTGGACAATATGCTTTCAAATATAAATGTAGATGCAACGCTTGTCAAATTACAAGACTCTATCGGAAGTCGGGATATTAATCATTTTATTACGGAAACTCAGCAAGAAGAAGTTATTTCAAGATTATTCATTAAAATTACTGAATTTATTAACTCTTCTGAAGGAAAGGATTTAATATTAAAAATTACAAATGAGATTGTTTCAATTGGGAAAAATATTGATTTTACTATTTATGAAATACTTCCTAAAGAGATGAAAAAATCACTTACGAATTTTATAAAAATAGCTATTCCTAAGGTCATGCCTTATATTTTGGAGTGGATTTCAAGTAATAAATCATCTTTGGATGAAATGATTGAATCCGCAATTGATGAAGCGATACAAGATATAGATGAAAGCATAAAGAAGCTTATAATCTCAAAGGTTAGGAATGCACTTATGGGAGATGTTTCATCTAAAAACAATATTGTTAATAAAATTATAAGCTATATTAATAATAATTTTGATGATGAATCAAGTGATAAAATAGTAACTTCTATTATAGATTACTTGAAGGACACAAAGGTTAAAAACATAGTAGAATCATTGGAAAAATACAATTTAGCTACATCTGATGATGTTGCTGAAATTATTACTAAAGTATTTGCAGCTCATGGAAAGAATACGTTGAGGATACTAATAAAATCTCAATTTTCAAAGAAAGTAAATGAGATTGCTAAGTTAGATTTGTTAAAATTATTCAATACAAAGCTTAAGCCAATGTTATATGAAAGTATTTTTAAAAACAAAACGAGATTATGTAAAAACATAAATACTTTGATTGCACAATTCATAAATTCAAAGAGTGATGAAATATTCCACAAAAAATTATCAGAATTATTTAAAGATAAAAGTGTATTTAGTTTATCTAATAAATTTTCAATATGGGCTAATAATTTGCTCAGAAAGAACAAAGATACATATAGCGAGAAATTAGAAGAGGTTATATTATCAAATGTTAAAAAACTTAAAATAGGAGATATATTATCAAACTATAATGTGAACATATTGGAATATATTGTGGATAATTCAGTATCAATTTATAGAGAAGCTGTGGATAAATATAAGAATTATCAGATTAAGGAATTAGTTAATAAAGGATTTAATAAGGATCAATTATCAAATATTCTTATAAATAAAGGTTACCCAGCATTAATATCTAAGCTTCCAAGTCTATTAAATGGAAATATTAAAAAAATTGCAAAAAATAGTTTAAGTAAATATGACGAGGATGAAATATGCGATATAGTTCAAGATTTTATGGGAAGTCAACTTAAACCACTTTCTGTTTTTGGTGCTGTTTTAGGTACTGTAGTTGGGATAATATATCAATTAATATTTCCAAATTCTATTGGACTTTACGGATTTCCAAGTAATATGTTTAATGGATTGTTGTCACTTGGAGTTATGGCATTTATAGGATACATAACAAATGTTGTAGCCTTGTGGATGATTTTCCATCCATACAAAGAAAATAAAATTATATCTAAAATACCATTTTTTAAGAAGTTTGCATTAGGATATATACCGGCACATAAAAATGAGTTCGCAATTGGAATGGCGAAACTAATTGATGAAGAATTATTAAACAAAGAGGAAATTAATAAAAGTTTCAATTCTCATAAGGATAATATGTCTTCAGTACTAACTACCTTAGTTAAAAATAATAATTATCAAATTTTAGTTGACTTTGCTAGAAGTAAAAAGAATGATTTTGTAAAGTATATCTATAAAATAATCTTAAAGTATTGTAATAGTAGTTCAGGTTTATCCGAAGGAATTACTAACAGATTAAAAGAAAGCAAATTTGATAATTTTATCAAGGAAAGTTACATTCAGAATGGAATACCTAAAATAATAAGTAGTATTAGTAATAGTAAAAGTTCTTTAACGAAGTTTATAGAAAATAAAATATCTTCAAATTACAAAATTGGTGATGTTATTTCAGAAGATATACTTATTGAAATTCAAAGTTATATTCAAGAGGAAGGCAATAAGCTTATACAAGATAATCTTAGTACTATTGAAAAGGTAGATTTTATAGATTTAATTACAAAAGAATACAAAGATTATTATTCTGTAGCGATAAAACAATCATGTAAAGAGGTTATAGGTAAAGATTCTATAGAAAAAGCAAAAGTTAATATAGGGAAATATGCATATGAATATTTTTCTAATGATTTTAAAATATATTTAGAAAATATGATAAGTAAATATTTATGTAATGGCTTAGATGAAAATAATGATGTGGGATCAATGTTTGATGGTAGAGTCAAGAATGTAATTGATAATAATCTGCATCCTATAACGTCTTATTTTTCAAATAAATTAATTGTTTACTTAAAAAATAATCAGAATATTATAACTGAAAATGTACAAGAAACTATTAAGAGTGAACTTAATTTCTTTGAGAAGATAGCCTACGCAACTTTTGGTGGAGATGACATAGCATATAGAGTTGTTGATATTATACTAAATAAAAAACTTCCTTTAATGCTAAGAGAAGAGAACGATAAACTTATTAATACTACAAAAGCTGCATTAAATGAAAGTATATACCCTATTAGATTGAGTGAATTAAATATAAAGGGTGAAGAATTTAATATTCGAATATTAATAAATAATTTATTTGAACAATTTGATAAGAATGTTGACTTTGAAGGATATATTTATAATGCAAGTGATTTAATTTTAGATTCATTAGCTGTGGCTCCACTTTCAGAATATCTTGAATTATTTGGATTAAGCAATTTAGATTCGATTTATAAGAAGTTTTTTGAGGAAGTCAATATTATAAAAGAAGATATATATAGAAGCATAAATATTAATAAAGATAAATTATCTATAACAATAGAAAAGTTCTTTAATGAAAATATGTTGAAAAATTTATTCAACATTGAATTTAATTCTGTATTATTAAAAGGAATTGATAGATATGAAATTGAAAATTGTATAAGTAATATTTTAAGCATAATTATTGAGAGCGAAGAATCAAAAAAATCGATATCTATGTTTATGGAAAGTTTCTATGAAAATACATTATCGGAATTAAAGATAGAACAAATTATTGATGTAAGTACTCTAAGCAATGATCTTGATAGGGTTATTAAATATATTTTCGCTAATGCAGAATTTAACCAAAAAATTATGATTGCAATTGATGCTATAGTTCAAAATGCAATTAATAACAACTTTTACTTTATATCAGATAGATCTAAGGATTATCTTATAAGTAAAACTATTGAAACAGGTTTAAATTCAGTTGGTGATTATATTGTGCCAATATTAAGGAAAATAAATCTAAAGAATATCAGCAATAAGCAAATTGAGCTGCTCAATCCAAAGGAAATTGATGTAATGTTCAATTCCTTTGCAGGAGACTTTTTCAATAAGCTTCGCCTTTATGGAGTGTTTGGATTTGTATTTGGTATAAATGCCGGATTATCATTTATATTATGGATAATTGATTGGAGATATAGTAAGAAATACAATGATAAAAATTCAAAGGCTTTGAAGGAAATGTAG
- a CDS encoding TIGR03960 family B12-binding radical SAM protein has product MNKISDDILFKVEKPSRYTGGELNEIVKDLKEVDIRFAFCFPDVYEVGMSHLGSRILYHTINQRSDTYCERSFAPWPDMEEQLRKNNIPLFTLETKDSLKEFDILGFTLQYEMSYTNILNMLDMSGITIRASERGEDEPIVMAGGPCAYNPEPLYDIIDFFEIGEGEEMMNDVLDVYKKYKGKGKKKEFLREISKIQGIYVPSLYDVIYNEENTIKEFRPKYDDVPKTITKRIINNYTKVDFPTDIIVPYSEIVHDRIVLELFRGCTNGCRFCQAGMLYRPVREKTREDLKDLARKLVKSTGYEEISLSSLSTCDYSDIKGLITDLVNEHEDDRVGIALPSIRVDAFSVDLLKDIQKVRKTGLTFAPEAGSQRMRDIINKGLTEDKILDAATSAFAAGWKTLKLYFMVGLPYEELEDCRGIGELAEKIVYRYKQVPNKINNNKGLRLTVSTSILIPKPFTPFQWSPMAKFDEVTEKIKAVKSSIKSKCIVYNYHEQKTSVMESVFARGDRRLCDVLIKAFEKGARFDGWDQHFKFDVWMEAIEECNLDVDFYAYRERSYDEVLPWDFIDIGVNRKYLEIENEKAKRAELTQNCREGCTGCGINVNFKDGECFEGAILN; this is encoded by the coding sequence ATGAATAAAATTTCAGATGATATCTTATTTAAAGTTGAAAAACCAAGTAGATACACTGGTGGAGAATTAAATGAGATTGTTAAAGATCTAAAGGAAGTTGACATAAGATTTGCATTTTGCTTTCCTGATGTTTATGAAGTAGGAATGTCACATTTAGGAAGCAGAATACTTTATCATACTATAAATCAAAGAAGTGATACATATTGTGAAAGATCATTTGCACCATGGCCTGATATGGAAGAACAGCTTAGAAAAAATAATATTCCGTTATTTACATTAGAGACAAAAGATTCTCTAAAGGAGTTTGATATTTTAGGATTCACACTTCAATATGAGATGAGTTATACAAATATTTTAAATATGCTTGATATGTCTGGTATTACTATAAGAGCATCAGAAAGAGGAGAAGATGAGCCAATAGTTATGGCTGGTGGACCTTGCGCATATAATCCAGAACCTTTATATGATATCATTGATTTCTTTGAAATTGGTGAAGGCGAAGAAATGATGAATGATGTTTTAGATGTTTATAAGAAGTATAAAGGAAAAGGAAAGAAGAAAGAATTTCTAAGAGAAATATCTAAAATACAAGGAATTTATGTGCCTTCCTTATATGATGTTATTTACAATGAAGAAAATACAATTAAAGAATTTAGACCTAAGTATGATGACGTACCAAAAACTATTACAAAGAGAATTATAAATAATTATACTAAGGTAGATTTTCCTACAGATATAATAGTTCCCTATTCAGAAATTGTTCACGATAGAATAGTTCTAGAGTTATTCAGAGGATGTACAAATGGATGTAGATTCTGTCAGGCAGGCATGCTCTATAGACCAGTTAGAGAAAAGACAAGGGAAGATTTAAAGGATTTAGCAAGAAAATTAGTTAAAAGTACAGGATACGAAGAAATTTCTCTTTCGTCATTAAGTACTTGCGATTATTCTGATATAAAAGGATTAATTACAGATTTAGTTAATGAGCATGAAGACGACAGAGTTGGTATAGCACTTCCGTCTATAAGAGTTGATGCTTTTTCAGTAGATTTGCTTAAGGATATCCAAAAGGTAAGAAAAACAGGATTAACTTTTGCTCCAGAAGCAGGTTCTCAAAGAATGAGGGACATAATCAACAAGGGTCTTACTGAAGATAAAATTTTAGATGCAGCTACAAGTGCATTTGCAGCTGGGTGGAAAACTTTAAAGCTTTATTTTATGGTCGGACTTCCATATGAAGAGCTTGAAGATTGCAGAGGAATTGGGGAATTAGCAGAAAAAATAGTATATAGATATAAACAAGTGCCTAATAAGATAAATAATAATAAAGGTTTAAGACTTACAGTAAGTACATCAATACTTATACCGAAACCATTTACTCCATTCCAATGGTCACCAATGGCGAAGTTTGATGAGGTTACTGAAAAAATCAAGGCTGTTAAATCTTCAATTAAATCAAAATGTATAGTTTATAACTATCATGAGCAAAAGACATCAGTAATGGAATCTGTTTTTGCAAGAGGGGATAGAAGATTATGTGATGTTTTAATTAAAGCTTTTGAAAAGGGTGCTAGATTCGACGGTTGGGATCAACACTTTAAATTTGACGTATGGATGGAAGCTATAGAAGAGTGTAATTTAGATGTAGATTTCTATGCATACAGAGAAAGAAGCTATGATGAAGTATTACCATGGGATTTCATTGATATTGGAGTAAATAGAAAATATTTAGAAATAGAAAATGAAAAAGCTAAAAGAGCAGAGTTAACACAAAACTGTAGAGAAGGATGTACAGGATGTGGAATTAATGTGAACTTTAAAGATGGGGAGTGTTTTGAAGGTGCGATACTTAACTAA